GAGCATGAGTGGGCAACGGAAAGCTTAAATACTGGAGTCCTTTTATCTCCTCTGCAGCCACGAGTCCTCCTCAGTAGGTGGCGTCCACTGCGTTGATGTTGCTGTCCAGCTGGTGTCTGAAAGACAGCCTGGCCTTTGTGGAGAAGTAGATTTGGGAGCCCCGACTGAGACTCCCTGCTCCTTCACTGTCACTGCCCCAGGATGTCGTAGAGGACAGACGGGGGTTCATCTCCTCTATGGGAACTGTGGAGTGGAAGACAGAAAGTCAGTTTTTATCAGGCCGTACTGTCGTGAAATGGCTGTTTATTTGTTCTACATTTGATTCTCTTAAACAGTCGAGGCTGTAGTTGCTCCTCACCTGTGGCTGGGGGGCACTGCCTGCTCTTGCAGCGCTCTTTACAGCGTCTGTAGAAAGGGAAACACTGCAGCATCTTCACACCCATGACCGAGACGTGTCTAAagagaggagagtgaacagATACATCAATCAATCgaaaattcaacaaaaaaattGTCCTTTTAATGCAGTGTTCCCTTCGAGAGTGAAAACACAGGTAAAGCAATCCTTAACTCCAACAGTGACAAACTTTCTTTCTTACAGcttttcccagcatgccccCCTGTCCTATAGCTCACATTTAAGCTGCTTTatcacagtgacagcaggacTGAGTGTCCACGCCTGCTGACAGCTCCTCATCTCCTCAACAGGTCACAGTTAAATGGAATTATGATCCTGTACTTTGGCAAGATGATACCCTAATGTAAGCTGACAGTATCACTGAATGGCATGGTGGCCCAGCAACCAGCCAATCGGTCGGTATTTACAGTGCCATCATCCTGCACACTGTCTAATCCGGGAAAAGGACGTCAATGGACTGCTGCAGCCAGAGAAACAGATAAGCTGTCTTCTGACAACCACACGCAGATTACATAGAGGTCATCTGATGTATGTGAGGCAGACAAGTGGACATCTCGACTGAGGCTATAGTTTCCATCTGCAGAACACTAAATGCTTTCGATCCCAAACTTTTCCCTCTCCGGCAGCTGTTATTCTTTGCATTGTGGGGCTTCACTCAACCTGCAGTGTCAGGCAGGACTCTGACAATAGCTGCTTCCCATTCTGTTTGACAGTAAAGTTCCACTCAAACTTGAACTATCCCACTGCAAATCTAGTCCTAGGTCGGCCCCAAACATACAGCCAGTCTTTGATTTAATGCTGCAGGCAATGTAGATCTGATTGACTGAACAATGAGTGAGTCAAATTAATCATTTCCCTGATTGTCCTTCTATTTGTGGCACCTCTGAGTGATAAGATAAAGTCAGGTCTGCACGACTGTGCCAAGCTGTATTTGCTTAGAGTGAGaaaaagatatttattttagtcTAATCGGGTTAAGAAATAGGTCAGGGGGAAATGTGGCTGAGGGAGAGGACGGATCTCAACAGTTTCTATTGTAATTGTGCTTAAGGGAAAAATGGATAACACACTATATAAAGCATTTAATAAGGTCTTccatcataaaaaataaaaccttaaatAGTTCATCGGTTATGACAGGTCATAAATTGTAGAATGACAGGATGGTTTTATACAGAACACACCTATGTTTTCTTATTGAGTGAGATCTGGGCTGTTAGATCCAACTTTGATCTCTTTTGTAAggcctttatttaaaaaaaaaaaaaaaactttggtcTTCTATAAAAATGAGAAATCAAAAGAAGAAGTGACACATTATCTATCCAGGTGAGAAGCCAGGGGTTGCACGAACAGCAAGAGTTTCAAAACCACTATGAAGAGCTGCAAAATTACCACAAGGAAAAGTAAAATAGCTACACAGAGATGAccaacacaagcacatgcacaacGAAACACATTTCTTGATATTGTTTTATATTAGAATGTTTTAAGTTATTCTCCAGTTATTTATTCCACTGAACAAACAATGTAATTGTTAATAatgcagaggtttttttttattaccaagAACCCGGGCTCAAAATGTGAGTCTCCAACAGGTTCTATCAAAATCCTCCCAGCAGCATCTGAAATAAACCACCTTCTTTGTCGGTCTAACGGGAAAATCCACTAGTGTGATAATCCACTGAGCCCCATTGTTCATTaatcacagagagaaagatttgGATATCTGAGAACAAACAGTAAAGGAGAGCAGAGTCGGACtaacatgtttttcctttttttttttcactgtttgctgTCAATTCCTCGTGCTGCTCGACTCGGTGAGGCAATTTCAAGGAGACGTGacagctcacacatacacagagctgctgtagcAAGTTGCCAGAAGAGAGACCTGTGTCCAGTAAGTGAAAAACTCTGTCTCTAATTTCCATTTCTTAACCATCTAATGCACCTCccttctctgtttcactcagGTGTGCCTCTGAAATCCTATCCCATTTACAGACACAGCGAATCCATTATGATGGGATCAGTTTAAAGGTCCTGTCCGTGAGATGAGAACTCACAGTATAGCACACATTGTAAAGAGGAAAGAACAGGGACAGTACGTGCTGACCAGGTTTCCCCCCACCTAGTTTAAAATTATGCTTGCACAGAGATTAGAGATTCTTTGTGTATTAATAATTCAGCCAGTGTACACTCTTTCCTCGTCAAAActagtgtgcacacacacatacacacacacaatattaagGCCCTGGTCAGTGGTGAGGAATTTTGGACCAAGACCATGATTGGTTGTGGGGGTCtggcagcacacagcagcctgGGAGcctggaggagaaaaacaacctCAGAtggcaaacatgcacacacacacacacactcagaaagcACAGAGACAGTACCCACATTGACCACAGAATATTCGATACTAGTCTGAACCTGTGCCTtgacctctttttttccttcgtGTTTTTCTCAGACTTCAGGCATCAGTGAGCGGCGTTTGGCTTGTGACTTAACATCTGTGTTGCGTCACGTGTGGTATTCATCACTTtgagtgcatatgtgtgtgtgtttacagggaAATTTGTGGGAGACTGTAGCTACTTAAACACGATCCCTACATGCATTTGAGATTTTGCACATCAAAGTTTTCTGTGAGCAAACCTCCTCACCAGTCCACGCTCAGCTCCTTATCGGCTGCGTAAACAACGTTAAAACAAGCAGCAGAGCACATATGCTTACAGTAATGTGATAAGAATCTTCCCACAGCTCCACATTTCCACTCAGGCACCCTTCTACAGTCAGCCCCAGGGGCTTTaccaagaaaaaagaaagtgcagTCCTGTTTCACTGCCCTCGGCacaaagcttcacacagatctGCCAGGGTGGATGACGCACACGCTCCGTGCATGTATACCtgcacgagtgtgtgtttgtccattaATAGCAGCATACAATCCTCTTTCATTCGTATTCATCACAGACACTGGATAAAGCAGCTTTTAGGTGTTTCTAGAGCCCTGACACAATAGACTGATCAAAAAATGGCGTTAATGCCGCGTATTGTCACCGATGGAAAATgatttaagtacatttactcaagttctGTGTACTTGTACCtccattttatgctgctttgtACTTTGCTTCACTGTCATTTTGTACATTGTCTGAAGTctttatctgctgtttttctgctgatAACTTGTTTACTGGCATAACTCCATTTAAACCTCTTTAAACATGAATGGAAATGCTATGTGGCGCCACCCCTGTGCATGGTGCACATACCATATCTGCATATGGAAAACAAAAGTGCACCTTTTTGAGTCGTGGTGCAAGTGAAAGTTGTCTCTTTGATGTAACTTATTCATGTAACTATTATATAAAAGTATATAATAGTTACATGCTTTAGTTACCTATAAAAGTATAAAAGATATGAATTTAggagttaaaagaaaaatccctgCAACATGTAAACTGGTTTGGCACGTTTGTCCTTATTAATACACCTGTAATTTACACGTTAGTATGCAGCAGTCAGGCGCAGTGCGtctctgtaaaaccaaaacttgACATCTGAAGTCCCAAAAAtgtctaactttttttttttttttaaacaaattgtTTACAGGCTCTGGTTTACTTTTTGGGAACGTGTGAAGGGCTCGTGCTGCAGGTGAAGGCCcctgtgcgtgcgcgtgcgcgtgcgGGTGGAAGGTTGAATGAAAAGCTGCGCCAGACAGGCTAATCTGAGCTTTTCCACCGGAGCGCTACGCATCGCttatctctcctctgtctccttgaGTAAACTGTTAAAGACCTGCTTGTTTACATATTTGAAGCGTGATGAAGTGGAGGAATTAAACATTTACTTATTTGAGTGCGGAATATCGccgtgatgatgatgatgatgatgcatttgATGGTTAGACTTGGTAGACACACTGGACAGTTACAGAACAATAAGTGGTTTATTCATGCGCGAAGAATTAAGTTTGACAAGTGCCTTTCACTAACAGCAGAACATCGCGGACCAGACGGGCTTATTTTTGAGCAGGAGTCCTCCCACTGACACACCTCCTGCTCCAAAACCGAAATAAGCAACCTTTACACTTAAGCTGTTTTGATAAGAGAAGCttaaatgtcaaacattatATTCATCCTGACCCTTTATTTCAACCTTTTAGAAATCCTGACCTGCAGCCAAGCAGTGCTCTGgagtcttaaaaaaaatctttttaaccCAGGTTTGAATATATTCAGTGGCGTTACCTACCTGGTGGAGCACCCTCGCAGACGGGCAGTGGAAAATTGACAGTCCTGCTCTTGATAACTTCCCAACTGCAACACGACTGTTCTCACTTCATCCGCGTTTCCTCCGCTCATTAAAATgtggatcagtgtgtgtgtgtcccggTACTGCACGTCCAGATACGTAACTCCTGCTGCGTCCTTATTGGCGGCACGGAAAGGTTTCTGTGGCGCGGAGCGACTGAACTTTAAATAGCTAATCCCCGGGAGCACGGTGAGGGGGAGTGGACACGCCCGCtttctctcaccctccctccctctttcgtCCCTCTGAGCTCCCTTCCtcatttttctgcctctcaccCATCCCACATACTGTAACACACTCCTTCCTGCATGCTTTGCTGTTTTGCCTCCGCATATTTGTtgatacagaaaacacaacatttttacCAGAAATAGCACTGAGGGTATAAATAGCCTCTTCTCCTTGTAGTGTCCAAGTCACGAAGGGTAAATGTCACAGGTTCATACAGAATTACTCAATAAAATCATGAATCATAGTGATCTGACCTCTCAAACGATGATCAGCAGATAATCACAAGAACAAGTGCGTTAATCACTAAAGAGGTGATCTTTTAACCCTGATTCATTTAAGGAGTTTTCTTTCCTCACTGTCCTCCtttgagaggtcagaggtcatgtcATCCCTGGTACAGgcaggattgtgtgtgtgttctaacTGCAAAACAACTGGACATATGGAAACAAGGATGTGTACATtacctttaaaaaacacatccagGCCtatgaacagaaagaaaataacagaaacacattctCCTCAGTTAAAATATTATATTAGACACAATTTGATGCATAAATGATGTGAAAACAAAGGGAAGTCTGGGATGGTGGATGGACATTACCATCACCTTAAGTCAGTTCCCAACTCAAACAGAATTcctgtagttttattttcttcttatttaaCCACAAACAAAACTTCAGGGTGACCTTCgccacagtgtctttttttattgGCTATTTACATAATATGCCTTCTGAAAATGTGAATGCGAGACAGCAGTGTTtgagcagtgaaagaaaaggaggcCTGGCTGTGGAGGAAATCCTTATCCTGTTAGAGTGAGAGGGTTTTAGTGTGAAGAGGATCAAAGCTACCGAGAAGAATTAACTAGCAACAGTCACAGatacttttttctgcttctctctgtctccttttatcttttttaacCCACTTTTACAGAATACAGCACCCAGCACCCCGGACCAGTTCTCATTCTGAATCATGACTGACATGTGATGACCTGTTTCTTGGCTTATGTCCAGTACGTTACGTGGAAATCAGTAAAGCGTTTTCAAATATTGTGAGAGCTACAGttatacaaaacaaaattgTGCTTTCCAGGAATAAAGGTGTGGTCATATGTTGCTCCCTTGTCACCAGCGCAAATGAGTCACCCAGAGCTGGCTGCAGCCTGATGGTTGTCTTGTCTGTATGCAATAATACAGTACGTGCAAATGCAAGGCACTTCAAAATGCCCCAAACTGCCTCGGCATCAGGCTAGCTCACACTTGTAGCTGCACCTCAAACCCAGATTTGCAGCGATAAAGTCAGACCGTGTCACCGTGAGTCAACATAAGGCTGGAAACCAAAGCATTTGTCATGATGTCAAGAGGCAAAgcctgaaaaataaattcaaattgGACTTTTAGAACAGTTTTTCAGAGTCAaagacaggtacagacaggtggacagaagAAAACCTGGCTCTTCTTGCCCCATTAGATGGCTTGTTGCTGTTTATTCGCTTTCTCGCCTTGGTTTAAAGCTTACTGAGGCCAGTTTGTTGTTTGCAGAGATTTGACCTGGTGGAAAATTACCCAGACGAGTTCTCAGAGTGAGTCTGAGCCTGCTGTTCAGAAATCACCCAGGAAACAGTCTGTGTAACAGCAGGTGCATTTCTAAAGCTGTTCCTGTACTGTGAACTGCAACAGGCACTTACTCACACGTAGATGAGCCATTTTCACTCTTTCATATCAGccagtgtcagtgttgtgttatgTGATGTAATGACATGAGGCTGGATATGTGCAGGTTGTAACCAGATCAAGTTGATAGCTTGTGTCTCATTGTACAGTACAACAATAGTCATGATAAAGttgatggggtttttttcttgtccGTGTTTGATGAAAGGTCATGTCTCCAGCTGCTGCATGTTTTATGGCAGCTTCAAAATGTGCACTCTTACCCACAAAGGCAAGACATGTGCACACTCACATGTGCAGATTTACACCTGTGGATGTGGGTGAAAGACTGACATAGTTCAGTGGGACATTGTCTCTAATTTTAAATGTGCTCTGTGTAGATGATTGACGGCAGGGCAACAGCAACGGGCAACATATGATTATTAATCCTTCAGCGTAACCTTCTTATTTAACTTTTGTATGATAAATAGTCTTATACGCGTAGAACATTTAACCTGCTGGGGGGTGATTCCAGATTCTTTTCCCTGTGATAAATTTAATGCTCATTTCATAAACTGAAAATTGCAAATTACGGAAGCGTATTAAACAacagcctttttcttttttcgtgtgtgtgacagattcCAAACTTGCACTGACATTACTGTCATGCCTTCACAGAGAGTCAAGTGGTCCCCCTGCGGTGTCACCTCTGGGCACTCGCATACTTGTTCCTCTCCTTGTAAGGTGGCAAGTGTCCCTGCCAGTCTGCTGGTGGCCCAAATATGATTATGAGGTAACACAGTAGCTTCCTGCGAGCTTGCGAGGAGGCTCAGATATCAAGAACTGAACCACTCCCACTGTCCCATTGGCCTCAAGTGCTACTGTGATATCAGTGGAAAGCGACATTGTCATGATACTGACATCATCccttgtgaatttttttgtccctttGGTAATTTAATCCCCTCAATGGCTGTGCTCCACTGGCCAATAGACAGGAATAGCAGGGTTGTGAATGTGCAGGAAGGacgaagacagaaaaagaaagaacaagagacATAGAGAGAGGGTCACGTACGTGGCTCCAACTCAAATCACAGACTAAAGGgaaggcaaaaggaaaaaaaagctttattttctGTAGCTGAAATGGTTTTTTGGTattctttcctgttttgttctttgtagCACAACCCTTCAGATTTTCAGAATGGCCCTTTATGGAGTCCCGGCCTCGGGGTTGATTTAATTACAGAGGAAAGTCATGATGTGACATTGCATCAGAGAAAAGGGGGTTTAATAGGGCAGTTTACACTGAGAGTTTCTCAGTCTGTGTGCTGTAGGAGCTGCAAAATCAGAGACAATCTGAAATACTGTGTAAACAAACTAAAATCAAGTCGTTGCAGGATCAAACCAGTCTAGTCCTCTGTGACTGTTTACTGCTTCCCACCCCAAGTCCACGCTTTCCcctcttgcccccccccccccccccccccctcagacCTCCCAACATTCCCACACCCAGGGTTtgttgattttctgttgatgttgGCATGCTTCTGTGGAGCCCGGGGACTGGGTCTGGCCGGCTGAGGTTGTCCACGGCTGGTTCCAGCCACTGTCACTGTCCTTTATTCTCCTCAGTCTGCTTCTTCCTTTGTGCAGTATGTCCCTTATCTAATGCTCTCAGTGACAACATTAGACCTGAAGTGCACTGGGGGGGGGAAATCTAATCACACACCATGCAAATCAGCTGATAATGCTTAATGTAGTAAATAGTAGACCGTAGACAATCTGAGAGCAAAGATCAGAGACcagcttttcttctctctgcctttttttttttggtcgaatACAATTGAAGAGTCTCTAATCTGAAATCAGAACAGTCAGACTAAACAAACCATCATGGAGACGAAAAATCACATCAGCCAGTTATCATGAGCGAGTAAAAATATGTAGTTCCTACCTTTTGCATTTGTAGAGCAGATTAGGAAGGTTGCTTTCTATATGCATGACCTGATTTAACCTACGGGATGTAAAAAGCTCACCTCCTTGCAGAGCAGAGCTGGTGGATTTGCAACTTGACATCAGTCCTGCAACACTTTCTGCAGCTCATTTCACGTGTACTCTACCGTTAAGCAATGATGTTGAGAAAATCCAAAAGTGACACTATGTCTTGTTGGTAATATGTGGTCCAAGAGTAAAATGTCATGTCTCAGTGTTATATGATAATATAGTGCCAATAACACTCTGTCAGCAACTTTAAGCAGTTGTTACCGTGGCAGAAAGTGTTCTTGCAACCAGCTCGATTTAAATCAAGACACGACAACGAGGCTCCATCTACATATGATTATATTTTACTTGAATTTgtgattttactttaaaatgttattttcatttgaCTGAACCATCTGAGACAAGCTCagtatttatctatttatatttaatacatctaaaaacaacaaatgctgtTTACTGAGATGttcaaaactaaaatgaaatcatttgaaagttaggtaaaaaaaaaagaagaaacctAATAAAGGACTTTATCAAACCTGGACATAGTGGTGACACTGTTAACTGCTCACAGACCTGCTGAAGGTGCCTGACTGTCTACTTTGTGGCTGGGATTGGGTCATTCACAGTGTGGTTGACATAATTACGGGGTGGCGGACACTGCTGAGTTATCGGTTACGTGTGTCTGAGTCGAGAGTTTGTGTTTGGTCACTGGACACAGCATGACCGTTTTAAATGAGGCAGCGGTTGTTGGTGTCTTGCAAAGGTCTCAAGACACAGCAAAAGTGAAAAAGGACCATAGACGTGTTTTGGTACAAGCGGCAGGTTAATTTAAAGTATATAATTTTATCATCTTGCTCAGAGTCATTTGTTctgctgtcctgctctgtccaAATGGTAGGACAGTCCATACCGGCTAGTTCTGCTTCTTTGTCCTGTTTCCCTTCTGCCTCCACTTTGTTATGTCAGTCAAGCCTGAAAAGAGGGgacaaagcagagaggaggggcACATTTTTGGGAAAGGGGTACATTTCTAAATAATGGCCTCACCACAGGGTCTAAATGAGTGCACAAGGTGGATATAACAGAGGAATTTTGTGCTCAGGCGACTGGGGACTTAATGGATCTTTTTGACCCATTGTGTCCTCActtgttcctctcctctctgtttttttggAAACCTTGTCTTTTCAGTCTCCCTCAGCGCATGTGTGCACTTACATCAGTGTTTGTCCACCTCACCATCAAATAGCACTTTCTTTGCCTCTCTGGATTCTTTCAGAGTGGCTCTGATTTGCATGAGAAGTGGCTGAGAACGGGCCCCCTTCCCGTTTTCCTCCCTTTGTCCCACCATTCTTTTATTCCAAATTCTTTTCACTTATGCTCCTTCCTCGCTTTGTGTTGTGCATTATATAAGAGAGCTGCATAACGCTGGCCAGTCAGTTAGCCGAGATGGTCATGGCGTTGGGCACAGGCCTTATTTCCACAGCTACATAATTTCCTCGCCCTGTTTTGTAAGTATGTGAACACGGGAACGGCctgaaataattttaatttgaaatttgcAGCAGATTGTATTGTTTCCAAGTCAAAGCACATTGAATTGTGATTCAGCTGGTTGCACGCACAGATCTCATTGTGTCTGAGGGTATTAATAGATGGGGAGAAATTGTTCTGTAGACATTGTTAATGAGGCAATGAGGCCACTGAGGCAGGCCTAAATGTATTTATCTGTACTGCCGGAGAGGCTTGGCTTTAGCTTTGACTGGAGCTTTGGGTTATTTGGTCTCTCTCAAGAGACTGTGTCTATATTTACCTGGGTGCAGCTCTGCAACAGGCTTTTAACTTGAAAGTTAGGTAACAATTACCACGAAGTCACTCCATGGCAACAAAAGATTATGGGCTTAACCTGCACCTATGCTAACTCGCACTGAGACTGTGTACTGATTATGCAGCTGCAGTGTGCACAGTGTCCATAGGGGGCATTCTGGCCTTTGACACTGTCTTGACGCACAATAATCCTGTTAGATCTGGCTGTCTGGCTGCACAGGCACAACATGAGGTGAGTGATTGACAGATCCTAACAGTGATTCTGCAGAAGTTCCTCAACTGGATAATCAGAGTTGGTCAATGATACAGTTAGAGCAGAGgtttcttgtaaaaaaaaatcagtgtgtgtgtgtctgtgttcatgtgtgtgaggaaagcaatttcacaaaaacagcagccaaGTTCACATAAAAACTGGTTGGGAAAATACGTTTTTAATATTGACAATCAGACGGAGCTATAATCCATAATCTGCCCTATCGACCCTTCAGTATGGAAATGACTTGTTCATCCAGCAATTACTTTGCTGAAGAAGTCATCCAAGAAGGTCAAGGAGTACACACAAACCATtagcaaaaataaaattcacacagTAATGGAGTAAGGCTTCGGCGTATTTCGAAAAAGGTGCCgtagacagaaagaaaagcatcacTGAGTATCAAAAGAAAATCTCAACATGCTTCACAGGGTTTTATCCTCGATCCCTGTAAAAGCAGGTCACAGCATGGTGATCTTCACTTTCACAATCCACTCTCATCCTGCAACAGAACAGAGGTCacatgtttatttcatgttcTGGACATGAAGCAAGCTCTCAGATGACTGACAGAGCTGTGAATAACTGTGGGCATCATGTTAATGTATAGACAGTTGTTGATGTGTCTGCTTTCGCTATACGCATCTGAGCTTAATCATCAACGTGTACAACAAATATTTCCGTTCTAAAGTACACGTACACATTTCTAAATTTGGACCTTTTTTCACTTTCCCTAGCGAACTGTTCGTTTACTTATTGTACCCTTATTTTGCACGCGAGGAATCTGATCAGTCACCATGTTCTGTCCTATTTATTTTTAGTAAACCTTTGAACAGATCTAATATGATGCTGAGCAGTTTTCTGGCTTTTCATGGCTCTGTTCAGGAGTAACACAATCCACTggccagcacctctaaagctcacagaCTGGCACAGTTCATGCAGTTCATCTAATCAGTGGGAGCCATTTTCCTGTTTAGCGACTTAACTCATGCTACAGTCCCATAACAGCCAATTTACCCACTTCCTTGCGCACACATGATCAACACAGGATAAAAACTACAAaactttttctccttcctgttttccACCAGTGGCGAACTTGATTGAAATCCAGAATAGTGTTCAAAACAGCACTGAAGCAACAcagtgtgaagctgctgtgagaCATAGTCACACATTAAGCTGTTTCACTTCCAGCAACCAAACCAGTCAGTACTGGTTCAGATGCTGGCTCACATTGGTGTGCTCCTGCTTGATAAAATTGTCTAAAATTTTATTGCTTCCCCTTTTTTAtaacctctctctgtcctctgtgtagATTTCATGACCTGTGGGGCTCAGAAATCCTTTTCAAGGCTCATTGTGTGATTTCCAAGAACTGCATGTGTCCTCTTCCCTTCTCCtaactttttatttgtttattcctTCAGGATTTGGTCACCTACATCTTTGCTGTCACGACAGTCCCCGCAGATACATCCCAAGCAGCCGTTGACCACCTGGATGCCACAGAGcaccagctgcagcacaccCATGGACAGCAGAATGGAGAAGAGAACAACGTGCCACATCACCGCATTGTTAGGGTAGTCGCAGGTTGTCCACAGGGTCTGGTTTATAAGGTAGCTGCCATTACCCCTGTGAGGGAGAACAAGAGTAAGAGCATAAGCATTATACAGGACACACGCAGCATTGATGAAAATATGCGTTCAGTAGGCCAAGTTTGGGGTGCAGCAAGAAAAAGCTGTGATGACTGAGTTGAGGAAAAATGTGTCAGTAAGGAGGTAAATGGAAAAACCGAGGAGTGGAGAAAGAAAGCACatggaaaacagaagaaaagttttgttgGAGAAAAGTGGCACCCACCCTTACAAAATGATTAACAGTGGAAAACTGaaggagtagtttgacattttgggaaatagcCTTTTCATTCCAAATGATCAAAAATGCTGTTGGTTTGTTCTCTGGTGATCGACTGATCTTTCTATTGATTGTTTGGTGTCATTGGGTAAATAGTGGATAACTTCAGTTAATGTGCATTCACTCCATGTTTAGTAGaacagttattaaaaaaaataaaaacataaaataaaaaaggaaatttatcataacagagaaacacataaaaacagaaaccaaaaaaaaggggaaacTGAGGTTTGCTGGAGGAAGGATAAGCTAAGGTTCAATATTTATATCCCACCA
The sequence above is drawn from the Toxotes jaculatrix isolate fToxJac2 chromosome 23, fToxJac2.pri, whole genome shotgun sequence genome and encodes:
- the si:ch211-237l4.6 gene encoding uncharacterized protein si:ch211-237l4.6, encoding MRKGAQRDERGREGERKRACPLPLTVLPGISYLKFSRSAPQKPFRAANKDAAGVTYLDVQYRDTHTLIHILMSGGNADEVRTVVLQLGSYQEQDCQFSTARLRGCSTRHVSVMGVKMLQCFPFYRRCKERCKSRQCPPATVPIEEMNPRLSSTTSWGSDSEGAGSLSRGSQIYFSTKARLSFRHQLDSNINAVDATY